The following nucleotide sequence is from Desulfobacterales bacterium.
TCATGTTCAACCCCGCCACGGTCGCACTGATAGGCGCAAGCCAAAAGCCCGGCTCTATCGGTGCCGTCCTTGCCCGGAATTTGGTGAGCGGCAGATTCAAGGGGGACATCTTCCCCGTTAATTCGAAATACTCGACCATCGAAGGGTTGCGCGCCTATCCGAGTGTAAAGAGCCTGCCAAAAACACCGGATCTTGCGGTGATTGCCACACCGCCGGATACTGTTCCGAAACTCATTGAGCAGATCGGCAGACGGGGTACCCGGGCGGCGGTGGTCATCACTGCCGGATTCGTTGAAAGCGACAATGACAAAGGACGACGACTGTGCGCTCAAATGCTCGACGCAGCGCGCCCGCACCTGCTGCGCATCGTGGGCCCCAACTGTTTAGGGATCATGGTGCCGGGGGTAGGCCTTAATGCAAGTTTCGGCCATGTCCAACCGCTTAAAGGAAGCATTGCGTTTGTCGCCCAGTCAGGCGCAGTGCAGACCTCCGTGCTTGATTGGGCCACCTCGAAGGGGATCGGATTTTCCCATTTCGTATCAGTGGGCAACATGTCCGATGTCGATTTCGGCGACATGCTCGATTACCTGACCACCGATTACAAGGCCAAAGCGATACTGCTCTATATCGAAAACGTCACCCATGCCCGCAAGTTCATGTCTGCGGCCCGGGCCGCAGCGCGCTTAAAGCCTGTGGTCGTGGTCAAGGCCGGACGCCATGCCGAGGGTGCCCGAGCCGCTGCCTCCCATACCGGGGCATTGGCCGGTGCCGATGAAGTTTATAACGCGGCCTTTCAGCGGGCTGGAATGCTGCGGGTAATGGACATGCAGGCACTCTTCGATGCCGTGGAAACCTTGGCCATGTCCCAGCCGTTTGAAGGAGATCGTTTGGCTATTTTGACCAATGGCGGCGGTATGGGCGTACTGGCCACTGATGCGCTAATCGATAAAAAGGGGTGCCTGGCCGAGCTGTCTTATGAAACCATTGCGCGCCTCAACCGCGTGCTACCGCGCACCTGGTCCCATAACAACCCAGTGGACATCATCGGCGATGCGCCGCCGGGTCGCTATATCGATGCGTTAAAACCGCTTCTTGCGGATGAGGGGGTTGATGCCCTGCTGATTTTAAACTGTCCGACGGCCGTGGCCTCGAGCACTGCGTGCGCCCGGGCGGTAATCGAAACGCTGAAAGAGAGCGGTTCAAAGGCAGGCGCACGGGGTATTTTCACCAGCTGGCTGGGGATCGATTCCGCCCTTGAGGCCCGCAAGATGTTCGGCGAAAACAGAATCCCGACTTACGAAACACCGGGCGAAGCGATTCGGGGATTTATGCAGATGGTGCGCTATCGCCACAGCCAGGAAATGCTGATGGAAACGCCCCCCAACATTCCGGAAGTCTTCTTGCCGGAAACGGAAAAGGCCCGAGGAATTGTTGACAAGGCGTTGTCTCAAGGCCGATTATGGCTGACCGAAACGGAGACCAAAGCGGTTCTGGCCGCTTACAAGATTCCCGTGGTCCCAACCTACGAAGCGGCTACGGCCGAACAGGCCGCCGAGATCGCCGGCCGGCTGGGTGAATCGGTGGCGTTAAAAATTTTATCCCCCGATATTACGCACAAGTCGGACGTAGGGGGCGTGGCATTGAATCTTACCTCTGAAGAAATGGTGAAACAAACCGCGCAGATCATGAGGGAACAGATCCACCAAAGACTGCCCGCGGCGAGACTGTCCGGATTTACGGTACAGCCGATGGTGCATCGTTCCAACGCCAGGGAATTAATTGTCGGCGCCAGCGAGGATGTGCAGTTCGGCCCGGTCATTCTGTTCGGCCAGGGCGGGACGGCCGTGGAAGTTATTCAGGATAAGGCCATCGCCCTGCCACCGCTGAACATGAACCTTGCCCGAGAAGTAATGAGCCGCACGCGCGTATGCCGCTTGCTGCAAGGGTACCGGGACAAGGCGGCCGCGGATCTGGATAGCATTGCGCTGACCTTGGTCAAGGTGTCGCAACTGATCAGCGACATCGCGGAGATTATCGAACTGGATATCAACCCGCTGCTTGCCGATGAACAGGGCGTAGTGGCGCTGGACGCACGCATCAAGGTAGGCCGATCGCGTCTTCCCGCCGCCCAACGACTGGCGATTCGACCCTACCCCAGGGAGCTGGAGGAGACGCTTACATTTTTGGATGGCCGAACACTGATACTTCGCCCCATTCGGCCGGAAGACGAACCCGCATTTCAAGGGCTTTTCTCCAAACTTTCCATGGATGAAATCCGCTTGCGATTTCTGCATCCAATAAAAATTATGTCCCACCAAATGGCGGCGCGGATGACCCAGATCGATTATGATCGGGAGATGGCCCTGGTTCTTTGCGAGCCGACCGCTCCCGATAAAACGGAGCTGCATGGCGTGGTACGTATTTTGGCCGATCCGGACAACGAACGCGCGGAGTTCGCTATTCTCATTCGCCGCGACATGACCGGCATGGGCCTGGGCCCGATGCTTCTGCGCCGCATTATCAATTATGCCAAGAGTCGAGGCATCGGGGAGATGTACGGAGAAGTATCGGCCGAGAACAGCCCCATGCTCAAACTCTGCGATGCATTCGGATTTAAAAAGAGACACCACCCGGAAGACTTTGGTGTGATGCTGGTTACGTTGGCGCTGTGACACTTTCAGGAACGGAAAACCGCTATGGGGCCAGTTTCGATTTTAAATAGGCAACACAGCCGTTAAGCGTCGCAAGCTGCGGGAAGTCTTCCTCGGGAATCGCCATGTTCAGTTCTTCTTGAAGTCCAAGCGCGAAGTTCATAAAATCAACCGAATCGAAATCGAACTGGTTGCGAAAGCGATTGGCGGGATCAAGGTTCTGAATATCGGCTTCCGGCGCGATTTTGGCAATAAGGTCCAGCGCGACTTTTTTGATGTGATCTTCGGTCCCCATGGATCGCACTTTCAATGTGAGATTTATGGTTTGTGAAAACGATGGAAAGCCCCGGCTCTAGTGAGTTGCATGGCACCAGAACATGCTTTTTATAACGGAAAATATAGGCACTAACAATAGTGAATCCTGCAGCATACGAGATCCGTTGACTTGCCACAACGCTTCTGCTATGGCACCGAAACAAAAAAACGATCAGCCGTACGAACCGAAACTATTTGATCTAACAACAGGTTATATAATGAAAGGATTTTCCCCCATGGAAAAAACATTGTCGATTATTAAGCCGGACGGTGTTGCACGCCATCTTGCCGGCAAAGTGATAGACCGCTTTGAAAGCAACGGCATCAATATTATCGCCATGAAAATGATTCACATGACCAAAGCCCAGGCTGAAGGGTTTTACGCCGTTCATAAGGAACGCCCTTTTTTTAACAGCTTGACCACCTTTATGACCTCGGGGCCGTGTATCGTGATGGTGCTTTCCGGAGACAACGTGATTCAGAAAAACCGGCTCCTCATGGGCGCCACCAATTATAAGGAAGCCGCAGAAGGAACCATTCGGCGGGATTTTGCCACAGATATCGAAAAAAACGTGGTTCACGGCTCCGACTCCCCGGAATCGGCGGCGTTTGAAATCGGCTATTTTTTCAATCACCTTGAAATTGTGGGCAAATGACGGAAACGCTTCGGCTGGAAAACATCGCGATTGTCCTGCATCAGCCCCGATTCCCTGAAAATATCGGGGCCGCTGCCAGGGCCATGTGCAATATGGGCATTCGGCGACTGATCGTGGTCAACCCGGAAAATTGCGATCTGACCCGTGTACTGCGCATGGCCACCCATGCCGCCTTGGATGTGGTGGAAGAAATGGAAGTTTTCAAAACCCTGCCCGAGGCGCTTGCGCCCTTTAGCTATGTCGTGGGAACAACCGCCCGGCTCGGTGGAAAGCGGCCGGTCAGGCCTTCTCCGGCTGCACTGGCCGAACATTTGATTTCCATTTCGATGGAAAATCAAATCGCCGTACTGTTCGGCCCCGAAGACCGGGGGCTGACCAATGAGGATATTCTTTTTTGCCATGAATTGGTGAATATTCCCACTGCGGATTTTTCCTCCCTTAATCTGGCCCAGGCGGTCATGGTTCTGTGTTATGAGCTTTTCAACGCCGAACGGGCGCCGCGCGGAGAATTTTCACCCCGCATGGCCACCCGGCATGAACTGGACGGCATGTATGATCAGTTGAAGGACATCCTGCTTCGCATTGATTACATAAAACCTGACAACCCCGATTATTGGCTGAACAAGCTGCGCCATTTTTTTACCCGCATTCAACTTCGAGCACGTGATGTCAGTATCATTCGGGGCATTTGCCGCCAGGTAGACTGGTACGCTGGAAAGTGCTATCGAGACGGTCAGAAAAGCGCCGAAGATAGCGCTTCGGAAATGAATGCAGACCTGCGGCGATAATTATTCGCTCTAAAAACCCATAGGAACCCGATACCTCAACATGCACCTCATTCGATTTGGAGAAAAAGGCAAGGAACGGCCCGGGCTGTGGCAACACGGCAATATCGTCG
It contains:
- a CDS encoding bifunctional acetate--CoA ligase family protein/GNAT family N-acetyltransferase — encoded protein: MTIRNLDFMFNPATVALIGASQKPGSIGAVLARNLVSGRFKGDIFPVNSKYSTIEGLRAYPSVKSLPKTPDLAVIATPPDTVPKLIEQIGRRGTRAAVVITAGFVESDNDKGRRLCAQMLDAARPHLLRIVGPNCLGIMVPGVGLNASFGHVQPLKGSIAFVAQSGAVQTSVLDWATSKGIGFSHFVSVGNMSDVDFGDMLDYLTTDYKAKAILLYIENVTHARKFMSAARAAARLKPVVVVKAGRHAEGARAAASHTGALAGADEVYNAAFQRAGMLRVMDMQALFDAVETLAMSQPFEGDRLAILTNGGGMGVLATDALIDKKGCLAELSYETIARLNRVLPRTWSHNNPVDIIGDAPPGRYIDALKPLLADEGVDALLILNCPTAVASSTACARAVIETLKESGSKAGARGIFTSWLGIDSALEARKMFGENRIPTYETPGEAIRGFMQMVRYRHSQEMLMETPPNIPEVFLPETEKARGIVDKALSQGRLWLTETETKAVLAAYKIPVVPTYEAATAEQAAEIAGRLGESVALKILSPDITHKSDVGGVALNLTSEEMVKQTAQIMREQIHQRLPAARLSGFTVQPMVHRSNARELIVGASEDVQFGPVILFGQGGTAVEVIQDKAIALPPLNMNLAREVMSRTRVCRLLQGYRDKAAADLDSIALTLVKVSQLISDIAEIIELDINPLLADEQGVVALDARIKVGRSRLPAAQRLAIRPYPRELEETLTFLDGRTLILRPIRPEDEPAFQGLFSKLSMDEIRLRFLHPIKIMSHQMAARMTQIDYDREMALVLCEPTAPDKTELHGVVRILADPDNERAEFAILIRRDMTGMGLGPMLLRRIINYAKSRGIGEMYGEVSAENSPMLKLCDAFGFKKRHHPEDFGVMLVTLAL
- a CDS encoding acyl carrier protein translates to MGTEDHIKKVALDLIAKIAPEADIQNLDPANRFRNQFDFDSVDFMNFALGLQEELNMAIPEEDFPQLATLNGCVAYLKSKLAP
- the ndk gene encoding nucleoside-diphosphate kinase; its protein translation is MEKTLSIIKPDGVARHLAGKVIDRFESNGINIIAMKMIHMTKAQAEGFYAVHKERPFFNSLTTFMTSGPCIVMVLSGDNVIQKNRLLMGATNYKEAAEGTIRRDFATDIEKNVVHGSDSPESAAFEIGYFFNHLEIVGK
- a CDS encoding RNA methyltransferase, coding for MTETLRLENIAIVLHQPRFPENIGAAARAMCNMGIRRLIVVNPENCDLTRVLRMATHAALDVVEEMEVFKTLPEALAPFSYVVGTTARLGGKRPVRPSPAALAEHLISISMENQIAVLFGPEDRGLTNEDILFCHELVNIPTADFSSLNLAQAVMVLCYELFNAERAPRGEFSPRMATRHELDGMYDQLKDILLRIDYIKPDNPDYWLNKLRHFFTRIQLRARDVSIIRGICRQVDWYAGKCYRDGQKSAEDSASEMNADLRR